In a genomic window of uncultured Flavobacterium sp.:
- the nuoK gene encoding NADH-quinone oxidoreductase subunit NuoK translates to MGNILNQIGIENYIFLSVVLFCIGIFGVLYRRNAIIVFMSIEIMLNAVNLLFVAFSTYHQDAQGQVFVFFSMAVAAAEVAVGLAILVSIFRNLGSISIDNLKNLKG, encoded by the coding sequence ATGGGTAATATATTAAATCAAATAGGTATTGAAAACTACATCTTTTTAAGTGTTGTACTTTTCTGTATTGGTATTTTTGGTGTATTGTACAGACGAAATGCTATTATCGTTTTCATGTCTATCGAAATCATGTTGAATGCTGTTAACCTTTTATTTGTTGCTTTTTCAACTTATCATCAAGATGCACAAGGACAAGTCTTTGTATTCTTCTCGATGGCAGTTGCTGCAGCAGAAGTTGCAGTTGGATTGGCTATTTTAGTTTCGATCTTTAGAAATTTAGGTTCGATTAGTATCGATAATTTAAAAAATTTAAAAGGAT
- a CDS encoding NADH-quinone oxidoreductase subunit J has product MIHIPDFAHATTVQIIFCFLAFITVITAFLTIFSRNPIHSAIYLVICFFSIAGHYLLLNAQFLAIVHLIVYSGAIMILFLFTIMLMNLNERHQVHRPRITRLGAIVSFCLICVVLIAIFINSKPIVGEYDSTGEDFQSIKVLGKILLNEYMVPFEFASILLLVAMIGTVLLSKKEKLNK; this is encoded by the coding sequence ATGATACATATTCCTGATTTTGCACACGCAACAACTGTACAAATTATATTTTGTTTCTTAGCGTTTATTACGGTAATCACCGCTTTTTTGACCATTTTTAGCAGAAATCCAATTCATAGTGCTATTTATTTAGTGATTTGTTTTTTCTCGATTGCTGGTCACTATTTATTATTAAATGCTCAATTTTTAGCTATAGTTCATCTTATAGTTTATTCCGGAGCAATTATGATTTTGTTCCTGTTTACGATTATGTTAATGAATCTTAATGAACGCCATCAAGTACACAGACCTAGAATTACACGTTTAGGCGCAATTGTTTCTTTCTGTTTGATTTGTGTTGTATTGATTGCCATTTTCATTAACTCTAAACCAATTGTTGGTGAATATGACTCAACTGGTGAAGATTTTCAATCGATCAAAGTATTGGGTAAAATATTATTGAACGAATATATGGTTCCGTTTGAATTTGCTTCGATCTTGCTTTTAGTAGCCATGATTGGAACTGTATTATTGTCTAAAAAAGAAAAATTAAATAAATAA
- a CDS encoding NADH-quinone oxidoreductase subunit I, producing the protein MSIETISLSGRKKMVSNKEMTFWERLYLVAIVKGLGITLKHLFRKKVTIHYPEQVREMSPVYRGQHQLKRDEQGRENCTACGLCALSCPAEAITMKAAERKADEKHLYREEKYASIYEINMLRCIFCGLCEEACPKDAIYLTTSKTLVPASYEREDFIFGKDRLVMPLDVAIKNAQLNNAN; encoded by the coding sequence ATGTCAATAGAAACTATATCATTATCGGGTAGAAAAAAGATGGTCTCTAACAAAGAGATGACTTTTTGGGAACGATTGTATCTTGTGGCGATTGTGAAAGGATTAGGTATCACACTTAAACACTTATTCAGAAAAAAAGTAACAATTCACTATCCTGAACAAGTTCGTGAAATGAGTCCGGTTTATCGCGGTCAACACCAGTTGAAACGTGATGAACAAGGTCGTGAAAACTGTACCGCTTGTGGATTATGTGCTTTATCATGTCCTGCTGAAGCAATCACGATGAAAGCCGCAGAACGTAAAGCAGATGAAAAACACTTGTACAGAGAAGAAAAATATGCTTCGATATATGAAATCAATATGTTACGTTGTATTTTCTGTGGTTTATGTGAAGAAGCTTGCCCGAAAGATGCCATTTATTTGACTACTTCGAAAACATTAGTTCCTGCTAGCTACGAAAGAGAAGATTTCATTTTTGGAAAAGACAGATTAGTGATGCCTCTTGATGTGGCTATCAAAAATGCTCAACTTAATAATGCTAACTAA
- the nuoH gene encoding NADH-quinone oxidoreductase subunit NuoH, producing MVDGTFIIEKSVVIVVVFAITMIMAMYSTWAERKVAAYLQDRVGPNRAGWGGLLQPLADGMKLFSKEEFFPNTPNKFLFVVGPAIAMSTALMTSAVIPWGDKLHVFGRDVYLQATDINIGILYIFGVLSIGVYGIMIGGWASNNKFSLMGAVRAASQMVSYEVAMGLSMIALLMMTGTLSLKEISLQQQEMNWNVFYQPLSFLIFLICSFAETNRTPFDLAECESELIGGYHTEYSSMKMGFYLFAEYASMFISSTIISVLFFGGYNYPGMSWMVEHAGVNIANLLGIAALFAKLCFFIFFYMWVRWTIPRFRYDQLMNLGWRILIPLSIINIMITGAVILRHDIAAALGF from the coding sequence ATGGTAGATGGTACGTTTATTATAGAAAAGAGCGTTGTAATTGTTGTAGTTTTCGCTATCACAATGATTATGGCCATGTACTCTACTTGGGCTGAACGTAAAGTTGCAGCTTATCTTCAGGATCGTGTTGGACCAAACCGTGCAGGATGGGGAGGATTATTGCAACCTCTTGCTGATGGTATGAAATTATTCTCGAAAGAAGAATTTTTCCCAAATACACCTAATAAATTCTTATTTGTTGTAGGACCGGCAATTGCCATGAGTACGGCTTTAATGACAAGTGCTGTAATTCCTTGGGGAGATAAATTACATGTTTTTGGTCGCGATGTTTATTTACAGGCAACCGATATTAATATTGGTATATTATACATTTTTGGAGTTCTTTCTATTGGAGTTTATGGTATCATGATTGGTGGATGGGCTTCTAACAATAAATTCTCTTTGATGGGAGCTGTTCGTGCGGCTTCTCAAATGGTTTCTTATGAAGTTGCAATGGGATTATCAATGATTGCTTTGTTGATGATGACCGGGACTTTAAGCTTAAAAGAAATCTCTCTTCAACAACAAGAAATGAACTGGAATGTATTTTACCAGCCTTTATCATTCTTGATTTTCCTGATTTGTTCGTTTGCAGAAACTAACAGAACTCCTTTTGACTTAGCAGAATGTGAATCTGAATTAATTGGAGGTTACCATACAGAATATTCATCCATGAAAATGGGATTCTATTTGTTTGCTGAATATGCAAGTATGTTTATCTCTTCAACAATTATTTCTGTTTTATTCTTTGGAGGATATAACTATCCTGGAATGAGCTGGATGGTTGAACATGCAGGAGTAAATATTGCTAATTTACTAGGAATTGCAGCATTGTTTGCAAAATTATGTTTCTTCATATTTTTCTATATGTGGGTACGTTGGACAATTCCAAGATTTAGATATGACCAATTAATGAATTTAGGTTGGAGAATTTTGATTCCGCTATCCATCATTAATATCATGATTACCGGAGCTGTTATTTTAAGACATGATATTGCAGCAGCTTTAGGATTCTAA
- a CDS encoding 2Fe-2S iron-sulfur cluster-binding protein, with translation MKVTIDGQSIDVEPGTTILQAARMIGGDLVPPAMCYYSKLKGSGGKCRCCLVEVSKGSEADPRPMPKLMASCVTGCMDGMEVNSKSSDRVTEARKSVTEFLLINHPLDCPICDQAGECDLQNLSFEHGNPKSRFIEEKRTFEPEDIGPNIQLHMNRCILCQRCVQVADQLTDNRVHGVLDRGDHANISTGISKAIDNEFSGNMIDVCPVGALTDKTFRFKSRVWFNKPYNAHRECTTPGCCGKTTVWMFGGEIQRVTGRKDEYHEVEEFICNSCRFEHKNVNDWVIEGPREFEKDSVINQNNYTQKLEKVEIDTEKTILMGRDIDRKKISMAEIPLNTNNKNS, from the coding sequence ATGAAAGTAACCATAGACGGTCAAAGTATAGACGTAGAGCCAGGAACAACGATCCTGCAGGCTGCACGTATGATTGGTGGAGATTTGGTGCCGCCAGCCATGTGCTATTACTCAAAATTAAAAGGCAGCGGCGGAAAATGTCGTTGTTGTTTAGTTGAAGTTTCTAAAGGAAGTGAGGCTGACCCAAGACCAATGCCAAAACTTATGGCATCTTGTGTAACAGGATGTATGGACGGAATGGAAGTAAACAGTAAATCTTCTGATCGTGTAACAGAAGCTCGTAAATCTGTAACAGAATTTCTATTAATCAATCACCCTTTAGATTGCCCTATTTGTGATCAGGCTGGTGAATGTGATCTTCAAAACTTAAGTTTTGAGCACGGAAATCCGAAATCACGTTTTATTGAAGAAAAAAGAACATTTGAACCAGAAGATATTGGTCCAAATATTCAACTACATATGAACCGTTGTATCTTATGTCAAAGATGTGTGCAAGTTGCAGATCAATTGACAGACAACAGAGTTCACGGAGTATTAGATCGTGGTGATCACGCTAATATTTCAACTGGAATCTCAAAAGCTATTGACAATGAATTTTCAGGAAACATGATCGATGTTTGTCCTGTTGGAGCATTGACAGATAAAACTTTCCGTTTTAAATCAAGAGTTTGGTTCAACAAACCTTACAACGCTCACAGAGAATGTACTACTCCTGGATGTTGTGGAAAAACTACTGTTTGGATGTTTGGTGGAGAAATTCAACGTGTAACTGGTCGTAAAGATGAGTACCATGAAGTAGAAGAATTCATTTGCAACAGCTGTCGTTTTGAACATAAAAATGTAAATGACTGGGTTATTGAAGGACCAAGAGAATTTGAAAAAGATTCTGTTATCAACCAAAATAACTACACTCAAAAATTAGAGAAAGTAGAAATCGATACTGAAAAAACTATCCTTATGGGTAGAGATATTGACCGTAAAAAAATTAGTATGGCTGAAATTCCATTAAACACTAACAACAAAAATTCTTAA
- the nuoF gene encoding NADH-quinone oxidoreductase subunit NuoF, whose protein sequence is MSQKILLDKINVPGIKTYEVYRQNGGYASVEKALKTLTPDEVVEEVKKSGLRGRGGAGFPAGMKWSFIDKKSGKPRHLVCNADESEPGTFKDRYLMEFIPHLLIEGMITSSFALGANLSYIYIRGEYMWVFKILERAIAEAKAAGWLGKNILGTGYDLELHVHCGAGAYICGEETALIESLEGKRGNPRIKPPFPAVSGLWANPTVVNNVETIATVPWIINNSGDDYAKIGIGRSTGTKLISASGHIKNPGVYEIELGLSVDEFMNSDEYLGGMSSSRPLKAFVPGGSSVPILPAELIFKTANGEDRLMTYESLSDGGFATGSMLGSGGFIVYNDTACVVRNTWNFARFYHHESCGQCTPCREGTGWLEKILWRIENGQGREEDIELLWSIQSKIEGNTICPLGDAASWPVAAAIRHFRDEFEYHVRFPEKIKHRDHFVAEPFSQVKHLVGGKVIV, encoded by the coding sequence ATGTCACAGAAAATATTATTAGATAAAATCAATGTTCCGGGTATCAAAACCTACGAAGTGTATCGTCAAAATGGTGGTTATGCTTCTGTAGAAAAAGCTTTAAAAACACTTACACCAGATGAAGTTGTTGAAGAAGTAAAAAAATCAGGACTTCGTGGTCGTGGTGGTGCAGGTTTCCCTGCAGGAATGAAATGGAGTTTTATTGACAAAAAATCAGGAAAACCAAGACACTTAGTTTGCAACGCCGATGAGTCTGAACCGGGAACATTCAAAGATCGTTATTTGATGGAATTTATTCCTCACTTATTGATCGAAGGAATGATTACTTCAAGTTTTGCCTTAGGCGCTAACTTATCATATATCTACATTCGTGGAGAATATATGTGGGTTTTCAAAATATTAGAAAGAGCTATCGCCGAAGCTAAAGCTGCCGGTTGGTTAGGAAAAAATATATTAGGAACAGGTTACGATTTAGAATTACACGTTCACTGTGGAGCCGGAGCTTATATTTGTGGAGAAGAAACTGCACTTATTGAATCTTTGGAAGGTAAAAGAGGAAATCCTCGTATTAAACCACCATTCCCTGCGGTATCAGGACTTTGGGCAAATCCAACTGTGGTAAACAACGTAGAAACTATTGCAACTGTGCCTTGGATCATCAACAATTCTGGTGATGATTATGCAAAAATCGGTATCGGACGTTCAACAGGAACTAAATTAATTTCTGCTTCAGGACATATTAAAAACCCGGGAGTTTATGAAATTGAATTAGGCTTAAGTGTTGACGAATTCATGAATTCTGACGAATACTTAGGCGGAATGTCTTCTAGCAGACCTCTAAAAGCATTTGTACCAGGAGGATCTTCTGTGCCAATTTTACCAGCTGAATTAATTTTTAAAACAGCAAATGGAGAAGACAGATTAATGACTTACGAATCCTTAAGTGATGGTGGTTTTGCTACCGGATCTATGTTAGGTTCTGGAGGATTTATCGTTTACAATGACACTGCTTGTGTTGTTAGAAACACTTGGAACTTCGCTCGTTTTTACCACCATGAATCTTGCGGACAATGTACTCCTTGTCGTGAAGGAACAGGATGGTTAGAAAAAATATTGTGGAGAATCGAAAACGGTCAAGGTCGTGAAGAGGATATCGAATTATTATGGAGTATTCAAAGCAAAATCGAGGGTAATACAATTTGCCCATTAGGTGATGCAGCTTCTTGGCCTGTAGCAGCAGCGATTCGCCATTTTAGAGATGAGTTTGAATATCACGTTCGCTTCCCTGAAAAAATAAAACACAGAGATCACTTTGTTGCTGAACCTTTCTCGCAAGTGAAACATTTAGTAGGCGGTAAAGTAATCGTATAA
- a CDS encoding NAD(P)H-dependent oxidoreductase subunit E, whose product MERKHYKQEINMTEALMTRINELISHYPEDKRKSALLPVLHEVQDAHDNWLSTELQDKVAEILHIKPIEVYEVVTFYTMYNQKPIGKYMFEFCQTSCCCLSGAENLMDYTSEKLGIKMGETTPDGMFTIAGVECLGACGYAPMMQLGDFYKEKLTEEKIDQLIADCRDDKIILHDK is encoded by the coding sequence ATGGAACGTAAACATTACAAACAAGAAATAAACATGACTGAAGCATTGATGACTCGCATCAATGAATTGATCAGTCATTATCCTGAAGACAAAAGAAAATCGGCTTTGTTACCTGTTTTACACGAAGTGCAAGACGCTCACGACAACTGGTTAAGTACAGAGTTACAGGATAAAGTTGCTGAAATTTTGCACATCAAACCAATTGAGGTTTACGAAGTGGTTACTTTTTATACCATGTATAACCAAAAACCAATTGGAAAATACATGTTCGAATTCTGTCAGACTTCTTGTTGTTGTTTAAGCGGTGCCGAAAATTTAATGGATTATACTTCTGAAAAATTAGGCATTAAAATGGGAGAAACGACTCCAGACGGAATGTTTACCATTGCTGGTGTAGAATGTTTAGGTGCTTGCGGATACGCTCCGATGATGCAGTTAGGAGATTTCTACAAAGAAAAATTGACAGAAGAAAAAATCGATCAGTTAATCGCTGATTGTAGAGATGATAAAATAATATTACACGATAAATAA
- a CDS encoding NADH-quinone oxidoreductase subunit D, producing MSELLLPPEHRYAKIIKDKLNEDGSELSVLNLGPTHPATHGIFQNILLMDGERILEAEPTIGYIHRAFEKIAENRPFYQITPLTDRMNYCSSPINNMGWWMTLEKLLNIEVPKRAQYLRVIVMELARITDHLICNSILGVDTGAYTGFLYVFQFREKVYEIYEEICGARLTTNMGRIGGFERDWSPEAFRKLDVFLQDFPVAWQEFVNLFERNRIFLDRTVDVGAISAEQAMAYGFTGPNLRAAGVDYDVRVAQPYSSYEDFDFVVPVGKSGDTYDRFCVRNAEVWESLSIIRQALEKMPAGNEYHAEVPDYYLPPKEDVYTSMESLIYHFKIVMGEVPVPVAEIYHPVEGGNGEIGFYLVTDGSRTPYRLHFRRPCFIYYQAYPEMIKGSLLSDAIVILSSLNVIAGELDA from the coding sequence ATGTCAGAACTATTATTACCACCAGAGCATCGATATGCTAAAATAATTAAGGATAAACTAAACGAAGACGGAAGCGAGCTTTCAGTACTAAATTTAGGTCCTACACACCCGGCGACTCACGGTATTTTTCAAAATATCCTGTTAATGGATGGTGAAAGAATTCTTGAGGCTGAACCAACTATTGGATACATCCACAGAGCTTTTGAAAAAATCGCCGAAAATCGTCCTTTTTACCAAATTACTCCTCTTACAGACCGTATGAACTATTGCTCCTCTCCTATTAATAATATGGGATGGTGGATGACTTTAGAAAAATTACTAAATATTGAAGTTCCTAAAAGAGCACAATACTTAAGAGTAATTGTAATGGAGTTGGCTCGTATTACAGACCACTTAATCTGTAACTCGATTCTTGGTGTTGATACTGGTGCTTATACCGGTTTCTTGTACGTTTTTCAATTTAGAGAAAAAGTTTACGAAATCTACGAAGAAATTTGTGGTGCTCGTTTAACAACAAATATGGGAAGAATTGGTGGTTTCGAAAGAGATTGGTCACCAGAAGCTTTCCGCAAATTAGATGTCTTTTTACAAGATTTCCCTGTTGCTTGGCAAGAGTTTGTTAACTTATTCGAAAGAAACAGAATTTTCCTTGACAGAACCGTAGACGTAGGTGCAATCTCAGCAGAGCAAGCAATGGCTTACGGATTTACAGGTCCAAACTTACGTGCTGCCGGAGTTGATTACGACGTTCGTGTTGCACAACCTTATTCATCATACGAAGATTTCGATTTTGTAGTTCCTGTTGGAAAATCAGGAGATACTTACGATCGTTTCTGTGTTCGTAATGCTGAAGTTTGGGAAAGTTTAAGCATTATTCGTCAAGCATTAGAAAAAATGCCAGCCGGAAACGAATATCATGCAGAAGTTCCTGATTACTACCTTCCTCCAAAAGAAGATGTTTACACTTCAATGGAATCTTTAATTTATCACTTTAAGATTGTAATGGGAGAAGTTCCTGTACCAGTTGCAGAAATTTACCACCCTGTAGAAGGAGGAAATGGAGAAATCGGATTCTATTTAGTTACAGACGGAAGCAGAACTCCATATAGATTACATTTCAGAAGACCTTGTTTCATTTATTATCAAGCATATCCTGAAATGATCAAAGGTTCTTTATTATCTGATGCAATTGTTATTCTATCAAGTTTAAATGTTATTGCAGGAGAATTAGACGCCTAA
- a CDS encoding NADH-quinone oxidoreductase subunit C: MALENTLIQDKLTETFDTSVFNFHQERDIFSLETSADKITALILFLKNDSDLRFHFLTDLCGVHYPDNETERQFAIVYHLHNWYENKRIRIKVFLNGEKPEIKTISNIFLSSNWMERETYDFYGIDFIGHPQLKRILNMDEMVSFPMRKEFPMEDSGRTDKDDRFFGRTTTNC, encoded by the coding sequence ATGGCTTTAGAAAACACCCTGATTCAAGATAAACTTACAGAAACATTTGATACAAGTGTTTTTAACTTTCACCAAGAAAGAGATATTTTTTCATTAGAAACTTCTGCTGATAAAATCACAGCTTTAATTCTTTTTTTGAAAAACGATTCTGATTTACGTTTCCACTTTTTAACCGATTTATGCGGTGTTCATTATCCGGACAATGAAACAGAGCGTCAATTTGCAATCGTATACCATTTACACAATTGGTACGAAAACAAACGTATTAGAATCAAAGTATTCTTAAACGGTGAAAAACCAGAGATAAAAACTATTTCAAATATTTTCCTGAGTTCAAATTGGATGGAAAGAGAAACATACGATTTCTACGGGATTGACTTTATTGGACATCCACAATTGAAACGTATTTTGAATATGGATGAGATGGTATCGTTCCCAATGCGAAAAGAATTCCCAATGGAAGACAGCGGAAGAACAGATAAAGACGATAGATTCTTTGGAAGAACAACAACAAATTGCTAA
- a CDS encoding NADH-quinone oxidoreductase subunit B: MSDSNVNMVAPPEGVVGEGFFATKLNDVVGLARANSLWPLPFATSCCGIEFMATMASHYDLARFGSERVSFSPRQADMLLVMGTISKKMAPILRQVYEQMSEPRWVIAVGACASSGGIFDTYSVLQGIDKVIPVDVYVPGCPPRPEQIVDGVMRLQDLVKSESVRRRSSPEYQELLASYNIS, from the coding sequence ATGAGCGATTCAAATGTAAATATGGTTGCGCCGCCTGAAGGAGTTGTTGGAGAAGGTTTCTTCGCTACAAAACTAAATGACGTTGTAGGTTTAGCAAGAGCCAATTCATTATGGCCATTGCCTTTTGCAACTTCATGCTGTGGTATCGAATTCATGGCTACAATGGCGTCACATTACGATTTAGCACGATTTGGTTCTGAACGTGTGAGTTTTTCTCCTCGTCAGGCAGATATGTTATTAGTAATGGGAACTATTTCTAAAAAAATGGCACCTATTTTAAGACAAGTTTACGAACAAATGTCTGAACCTCGCTGGGTAATTGCAGTTGGAGCTTGTGCATCATCAGGTGGAATCTTCGATACTTATTCAGTTTTACAAGGAATTGACAAAGTAATACCAGTTGACGTTTACGTTCCGGGATGTCCGCCAAGGCCAGAGCAAATTGTTGATGGAGTAATGAGACTTCAAGATTTGGTAAAAAGCGAATCTGTTAGACGCAGAAGCTCACCAGAATACCAAGAATTACTAGCTTCATATAACATTTCATAA
- a CDS encoding NADH-quinone oxidoreductase subunit A, with the protein MQSDQYSYIPILMQAILAIGFVVGTIIISGKLGPKRSSEVKDKNFECGVESVGNARIPFSVKYFLVAILFVLFDVEVIFLYPWAVNFKELGIEGMLKMIVFMSLLLVGFFYIIKKKALDWE; encoded by the coding sequence ATGCAATCTGATCAATACAGTTACATTCCTATTTTAATGCAAGCTATTTTAGCTATTGGATTTGTGGTAGGAACAATCATTATTTCGGGAAAATTAGGCCCAAAAAGAAGTTCTGAAGTAAAAGACAAAAACTTTGAGTGTGGTGTCGAATCTGTAGGTAACGCACGTATTCCTTTTTCGGTAAAATATTTCCTGGTTGCCATTTTGTTCGTATTGTTTGATGTAGAGGTAATTTTCCTTTATCCATGGGCAGTAAACTTCAAAGAATTAGGAATTGAAGGAATGCTTAAAATGATCGTGTTTATGTCACTTCTTTTAGTTGGCTTTTTCTACATCATTAAGAAAAAAGCATTAGACTGGGAATAA
- a CDS encoding cold shock domain-containing protein, producing MRTGTVKFFNESKGYGFITDEETGKDIFVHASGINAEELREGDRVSYEEEEGRKGKVAAKVAVI from the coding sequence ATGCGTACAGGTACAGTAAAATTTTTCAATGAATCTAAAGGTTATGGATTCATTACAGACGAAGAAACAGGAAAAGATATCTTCGTTCACGCTTCAGGAATTAACGCGGAAGAATTACGCGAAGGTGACCGTGTAAGCTATGAAGAAGAAGAAGGAAGAAAAGGGAAAGTTGCTGCTAAAGTAGCAGTAATCTAA